The genomic DNA TTgaatctgaaaaagaaaaagtaaaagaGAAAGTTACGGAGGGTGAAATAAGTCTTATGAATTTTGACGAAGAAACTATTAAAAATAGTGTGACGCCTATTATGATAGGCCGAATTCGTCCAAAACCTAATACGCTACTTGCTACGGATAGCAGGATACTTACCAGTACACCTAATGCTTCATCTGTGGAAACCGGAAAACAAAAAATCGTACTTACCAAACCGGATAAAAAAATTAccgaaaataatgaaatatctATCAAATCTAGCGAGACGTTACGTACGGATAATCAGTGTACGcttcagaaaaaaacaattctttCCAATTCGGACAGTCTTAATTCCTCCCCGGTAGTTACAAAAATACTTACCGCGCTTCCGCCATGGATCCCGTCAGACGCTAAAAAGAGtgaacttaaacaattaatatcATTAGAGGAGGAGGAAAAAATAGCGGAGGAAAATTTAGATCAACTATTGCGTGTACTTTCTCCCTCGTCAGTTGCCATGGGGATGGAAGCTCCGATTGGGAAAAAGACACTCCACCCAGAAAACGAACATATTGCCGTATTGGAGGCGGGAGAGGAGTCTAGTGTAGATTCTGATTTTTCTTCCTCCCCTATACTGGTTAATTGCGAACAAGGGAGTTCGGAACCTATGCGCCATCAAATTACGCAAAAAAAGATAGTGGATTGGACAGTACAAATACGGAAACCGATTGTCTTTCTTGGCGATTCCAATTTATCCAGAATTCCGCCATTCTTTCATAATTCAATACAAGTAGATAGTTATCCTGGAGCTACGTTTCACCATATTCGcgaaatattggaaaaaacacaCGAGGAATATCACATGACTCAAAAAGTTATTCTCTCATTAGGCTTAAACAACTGTCTTAGCACTCAAACTACGACTACAACTTGCAAACAATTGCAGCAATTGGTCCGGACTTGTGAGAGGAAATTTCCTTGTGCGGAAATTTATATTCCAGTGATCCATTATTCGGATTTATTGCCGTCAATTACACAGCAAAAATTGGAGAAGGTCAACAAGGTCATTATggaaaaatattcttttttgaatgacattaataaattgatttttaaagtcaACCCCCGTGATCCGGTTCATTGGACTGCTGAAACAGCTCAGATGATTTTTAGCTCTTGGATTGAACAATTAAACTACATATAGAGGAGAATGCAATTTCACCTCCGTATCGCTCGACAGatttatttaaagcaacactaggtcacTTTTCTATGGAGCTTGGAAAAAGtccgaaaaaattaaaatcaagTAATATTACTAATCTTTCCTCGAAATTTCGTCTCACAAATATGGAACAACAGCTTTTGGAAAAAGGTTTGACATATATACCCACTCCTAAATTGATAGATAAAAAGGACCTTAAAAGAGATTTATTTCTATATCATCGACGGCTTAAACTTTTGGATTATTTTGGCTTTCATAATCAATTTAGGTCATTACCGTTCACAGATAAATCGAATTGGTCTCCAGCAGAGGGTCTTCTCTCACCAGCTGTGAAAGAATTGATTATAAAAGATAAGGAAATTTTTGGGGAGGCGAGACCCAAGGTTGCGTCCAGGCTGAATTTGAAGCCGGAGGAGCTGAAGGCCTTGCATTCCTTAAAGAGAAATCAGGATATTGTTATCAAACCAGCTGATAAGGGTTCGCAAATTGTTATTATGGACCGTTCTGACTATATAAAGGAAGCCATGAGACAACTTACAAATTCAAAACATTATATTCCGTTAGCACATTCCATTCAAACGCAGTCGGCTGCTCTATTTAAACTTGTCCTGCAAGACATGAAGGACAATGGTTATATTACTCATAAACAATTCTGTTACTTATTAGGTCCAAATCCACCGAGAGCTCGTCAATTCTATCTTCTTCCAAAAATTCATAAACCTCCACATACGTGGACAGTACCAGGGATTATTCCACCAGGCAGGCCTATAGTTAGCGATTGTAGTTCAGAGTCGTACAGAATTGCGGAATATATTGATGCGGCGATTAATCCTTTGTCCCAAAATCATAAGAGTTACATCAAAGATACATacgattttattaataaattggaATTATTGACAGTACCGGAAAcatcttttttgttttccatagATATAACGTCATTATATACTAACATTGATACTCATTTAGGTTTGCAGGCGGTGGCGCAGATCTTtcgggaaaacccggaccgcaaTAGACCGGATCAGGCTCTCCTAAAACTCTTAGAACTAAGCCTAACGCGtaatgattttgtttttaatgatcgTTTTTATTTACAAATTCATGGGACCGCGATGGGGAAGAAATTTGCCCCGGCTTATGCTAATTTATATATGAAAATGTGGGAGGAATCTGTATTTGAGAAATGTTTACAACTTCCGTTAGTATATTATAGGTATTTGGATGacatttttggtatatggccttATTCTAAGGAAGAATTTGCGACCTTTATTGAGGTTTTAAATGCTCATCATACAGCCATAAAAGTAACTGCAAATTTACAAGAACACCAAATACAATTTTTGGATACTGAGGTATTTTTTATTCGTCATGAAGAGAGGGACACTAAGTCCTTGGGGACtagagtattttttaaggatacaGACAGACATGCTTTATTGCATAAGACAAGTTTTCACCCGAAGCATACTTTTAAGGGTATTATTAAGTCCCAATTAATTAGATTTAATAGGATTTGTACCTACCAGAAAGACGTCGAAATAGCAACACGTACACTGTTCAGGGCTCTCAGACCTAGGGGTTATACCAAAAGATTCCTACGACAAATCAAAAAAGAAGTTAGGGAGGAATTAGGCacaattaaacaaattaaaaaaaataataaaaaaagtcaaaaaaataCTCACCTGGTGCCGTTTGTCACTACGTTTTCGAATTTGTCTAGACCTATAGTAATGGGTCTAAAAAAGAATTTTAATGAATGGAAAAAGGAACGCCCTAATTGGCAGGATTGCCAAGTTTTACCTGCTTATAGAAGAAACAAAAATTTGGGCGATATTCTTGTACATTCTAAATTACGGGCCCTAAAACAGAAAGAGAGTGTACTGGAATGGACTCCGACCGCAATTTTTAAACCTCTTCCGAttttaacaaatattttttcaaaactgaGCCGTCCGATTTTACAAGATATCTCTTTGGACACAATAAATGTCATTTATGGCCTTAGGTGTAGACACTGTCAAAGGATTTATATAGGGGAAACAGGCAGAATGCTGAAGGCCAGATTAAAacagcatatatatgaaataacGAAAGGAAAAGCTACGGAATATCTGTATGTACATTTCAG from Corythoichthys intestinalis isolate RoL2023-P3 chromosome 20, ASM3026506v1, whole genome shotgun sequence includes the following:
- the LOC130908817 gene encoding uncharacterized protein LOC130908817 isoform X2, producing the protein MTLAPLFQASVNSKEAQQHADLKTVEGENMVADRVETYAQALKKGLKSKGEPAQKQVLRNPIWTSKQVIPSLQCVRNDPLPQRRERRERSKKDEPPRAGSQDLLRKRNENFNCVKTINCNKMTKQSENASLLDLPLDLPIDVPVGDWPTGPTNENLVHIDFKQNQNKSDVILTERVEKFAERDPSGPEKTLLTNTASEPAVESEKEKVKEKVTEGEISLMNFDEETIKNSVTPIMIGRIRPKPNTLLATDSRILTSTPNASSVETGKQKIVLTKPDKKITENNEISIKSSETLRTDNQCTLQKKTILSNSDSLNSSPVVTKILTALPPWIPSDAKKSELKQLISLEEEEKIAEENLDQLLRVLSPSSVAMGMEAPIGKKTLHPENEHIAVLEAGEESSVDSDFSSSPILVNCEQGSSEPMRHQITQKKIVDWTVQIRKPIVFLGDSNLSRIPPFFHNSIQVDSYPGATFHHIREILEKTHEEYHMTQKVILSLGLNNCLSTQTTTTTCKQLQQLVRTCERKFPCAEIYIPVIHYSDLLPSITQQKLEKVNKVIMEKYSFLNDINKLIFKVNPRDPVHWTAETAQMIFSSWIEQLNYI
- the LOC130908817 gene encoding uncharacterized protein LOC130908817 isoform X4; its protein translation is MVADRVETYAQALKKGLKSKGEPAQKQVLRNPIWTSKQVIPSLQCVRNDPLPQRRERRERSKKDEPPRAGSQDLLRKRNENFNCVKTINCNKMTKQSENASLLDLPLDLPIDVPVGDWPTGPTNENLVHIDFKQNQNKSDVILTERVEKFAERDPSGPEKTLLTNTASEPAVESEKEKVKEKVTEGEISLMNFDEETIKNSVTPIMIGRIRPKPNTLLATDSRILTSTPNASSVETGKQKIVLTKPDKKITENNEISIKSSETLRTDNQCTLQKKTILSNSDSLNSSPVVTKILTALPPWIPSDAKKSELKQLISLEEEEKIAEENLDQLLRVLSPSSVAMGMEAPIGKKTLHPENEHIAVLEAGEESSVDSDFSSSPILVNCEQGSSEPMRHQITQKKIVDWTVQIRKPIVFLGDSNLSRIPPFFHNSIQVDSYPGATFHHIREILEKTHEEYHMTQKVILSLGLNNCLSTQTTTTTCKQLQQLVRTCERKFPCAEIYIPVIHYSDLLPSITQQKLEKVNKVIMEKYSFLNDINKLIFKVNPRDPVHWTAETAQMIFSSWIEQLNYI
- the LOC130908817 gene encoding uncharacterized protein LOC130908817 isoform X3 codes for the protein MTLAPLFQASVNSKEAQQHADLKTVEGENMVADRVETYAQALKKGLKSKGEPAQKQRRERRERSKKDEPPRAGSQDLLRKRNENFNCVKTINCNKMTKQSENASLLDLPLDLPIDVPVGDWPTGPTNENLVHIDFKQNQNKSDVILTERVEKFAERDPSGPEKTLLTNTASEPAVESEKEKVKEKVTEGEISLMNFDEETIKNSVTPIMIGRIRPKPNTLLATDSRILTSTPNASSVETGKQKIVLTKPDKKITENNEISIKSSETLRTDNQCTLQKKTILSNSDSLNSSPVVTKILTALPPWIPSDAKKSELKQLISLEEEEKIAEENLDQLLRVLSPSSVAMGMEAPIGKKTLHPENEHIAVLEAGEESSVDSDFSSSPILVNCEQGSSEPMRHQITQKKIVDWTVQIRKPIVFLGDSNLSRIPPFFHNSIQVDSYPGATFHHIREILEKTHEEYHMTQKVILSLGLNNCLSTQTTTTTCKQLQQLVRTCERKFPCAEIYIPVIHYSDLLPSITQQKLEKVNKVIMEKYSFLNDINKLIFKVNPRDPVHWTAETAQMIFSSWIEQLNYI
- the LOC130908817 gene encoding uncharacterized protein LOC130908817 isoform X1, yielding MPPVMHEPEGNKRLHWKSDRYEKQLAIDRNVDLRIGSNSNFNFQLTKKYFKILQSIHHLNTLEGHHPQAPPGMLLKTNKLASFIKPAAPTTNTLDKIRNNTENWLFQNIAILKDHYVDTLSKELRGLGQFEEGAFLTAIKWGKQRYKRKLTNNTLDSFNEWIHQEAQQHADLKTVEGENMVADRVETYAQALKKGLKSKGEPAQKQRRERRERSKKDEPPRAGSQDLLRKRNENFNCVKTINCNKMTKQSENASLLDLPLDLPIDVPVGDWPTGPTNENLVHIDFKQNQNKSDVILTERVEKFAERDPSGPEKTLLTNTASEPAVESEKEKVKEKVTEGEISLMNFDEETIKNSVTPIMIGRIRPKPNTLLATDSRILTSTPNASSVETGKQKIVLTKPDKKITENNEISIKSSETLRTDNQCTLQKKTILSNSDSLNSSPVVTKILTALPPWIPSDAKKSELKQLISLEEEEKIAEENLDQLLRVLSPSSVAMGMEAPIGKKTLHPENEHIAVLEAGEESSVDSDFSSSPILVNCEQGSSEPMRHQITQKKIVDWTVQIRKPIVFLGDSNLSRIPPFFHNSIQVDSYPGATFHHIREILEKTHEEYHMTQKVILSLGLNNCLSTQTTTTTCKQLQQLVRTCERKFPCAEIYIPVIHYSDLLPSITQQKLEKVNKVIMEKYSFLNDINKLIFKVNPRDPVHWTAETAQMIFSSWIEQLNYI